In Verrucomicrobiota bacterium, the genomic window TCGTGCTCATGTCTCCGAGATCACGTTCCCATTTCAGATTCCCATTCAAATCATAGCAATAAACTCCCCACGAACCGAGCGACACGTAAAGCTGTTCGCCGTCGGTGACCGGCGAATAAGACGCGTAAGTGTTGTTCGGCTGGCGGCCTTCATGGGGAACCTCTTCGCGGGCGACCTTTTGCCAGAGCACTTTTCCGGTGGCGCGGTCGAGACAAAAGACCGTCCACTGATAAATCTCGTTCGGCGGTCCGCCGCCCATGCCGCCTCGGCCGCCTCGCCCACCGCGTCCGCCGGGAGGTTTGCTGGATTCCGCCGGCGGCGGAGCCGCCGCGGGCGCGGCTGCCGTGGCGGGCTTTTTCCCGGTCGGGATGGCCGACACGACGAATATCTTATCGCCCCAAATGATGGGCGTGGAATCGCCTTCGCCCGGGATTTTTACCTTCCATTTCACGTTCTTGGTTTCGCTCCATTCCGTGGGCGGATCGCCGTGCGGTGCGACGCCGTTCTGGAGAGGCCCGCGCCACTGGGGCCAGTTGATCTCGCCCGCGGTCTGGGCCGCTGTCGTCACGACTTGGGACAAGCTCACGCCGCAGGCGAGCAGAACGAACATTCGCAGACTCAACTGGCTGGAGGCAATCGCTCGCGAAGGAGTGATTCTGTTTCTGGGATTGTGGATTGGAGGCTTCATTTCATTTGTCGGGCGGTTAATACGCATTCAGATTTCGGTTTTGCCTGGCAGCGAAGAGCAACTCTGCGCTGCGAACTGGCCAGCTCCGGCTATCGGTGTCCAAAACTTTGCGCTCTGTCCGGTGTCCACGCTGAAGACGGGCAAGGCGCGGGTTTGGTTACGTGGCCGGGCAGATTTGGGATTCGACATTTTTTCGACGTTCGGTCATTCGTCATCCGAACTTTGTTTCCAATGCGACGCAAATCTGAAGTCATCTCGCTGCTGACCAACCCAGGCGTCATCGCGGTCGTCAGAGCGCAAAAACGCGAGCAGGTCCTCCCCCTCGCCGAAGCGCTCGTTCAAGGCGGCGTGATCGCCGTCGAAGTCACCTTGACCACGCCCAACGCCATTGAAGCTATTGAAGAAGCTTCGCAACACCTCGGCGCGCGCGCGCTGATTGGTGTGGGCACCGTCCTGGACGCCCGTACGTGCCGCGACGCGATCCGGGCTGGAGCGGAATTCGTCGTCAGCCCGATCACCAAGGCCGAGATCGTCGAAGCCGCGCACGCGTCAGATCGGCCCGTTATGCTGGGGGCTTACACGCCGACCGAAGCGCAGACGGCGCATGAGCTGGGCGCGGACTTCGT contains:
- a CDS encoding bifunctional 4-hydroxy-2-oxoglutarate aldolase/2-dehydro-3-deoxy-phosphogluconate aldolase, giving the protein MRRKSEVISLLTNPGVIAVVRAQKREQVLPLAEALVQGGVIAVEVTLTTPNAIEAIEEASQHLGARALIGVGTVLDARTCRDAIRAGAEFVVSPITKAEIVEAAHASDRPVMLGAYTPTEAQTAHELGADFVKLFPADGLGPGYIKAIRAPLPHLRIVPTGGVDLNTAAEFIKAGCAALGVGSSLVSGKLLQEKNWPELTRLAGEFVTIVKKARRGAGE